The following proteins are co-located in the Pseudomonas synxantha genome:
- a CDS encoding DeoR/GlpR family DNA-binding transcription regulator, with amino-acid sequence MMSKRNTPQRRHNILTLLNEQGEVSVDELAKRFETSEVTIRKDLAALESNGLLLRRYGGAITMPQELVGDAAQPISAYKRAIARAAVVRLREHARIIIDSGSTTAAMIPELGHQPGLVVMTNSLNVARALSELEHEPVLLMTGGTWDPHSDSFQGQVAEQVLRSYDFDQLFIGADGIDLQRGTTTFNELLGLSRVMAEVAREVVVMVESDKIGRKIPNLELPWSSVHTLITDDRLPLEARDQIQARGITLICAAVI; translated from the coding sequence ATCATGTCGAAACGAAATACACCCCAACGACGCCACAATATCCTCACTCTGCTCAATGAACAGGGCGAAGTCAGCGTGGACGAACTGGCCAAGCGTTTCGAAACTTCGGAAGTCACCATCCGCAAGGACTTGGCCGCTCTCGAAAGTAACGGCCTGCTCCTGCGTCGCTACGGTGGCGCGATCACCATGCCCCAAGAGCTGGTGGGCGACGCTGCCCAACCCATCTCGGCCTACAAGCGCGCCATCGCGCGTGCGGCAGTGGTGCGTTTGCGCGAACACGCACGCATCATCATCGACAGCGGCAGCACCACCGCCGCCATGATCCCCGAACTGGGCCATCAGCCCGGCCTGGTGGTGATGACCAACTCCCTGAACGTGGCCCGCGCCCTGAGCGAACTGGAACACGAACCGGTGTTGTTGATGACGGGCGGCACCTGGGACCCGCATTCGGACTCGTTCCAGGGCCAGGTCGCCGAGCAGGTGCTGCGTTCCTACGACTTCGACCAACTGTTCATCGGTGCCGATGGCATCGATCTGCAGCGTGGCACCACCACCTTCAACGAATTGCTGGGCTTGAGCCGCGTCATGGCCGAGGTCGCCCGTGAAGTGGTGGTGATGGTCGAGTCCGACAAGATCGGCCGCAAGATTCCCAACCTGGAACTGCCTTGGAGCAGCGTCCATACCCTTATTACCGATGATCGCCTGCCGCTTGAGGCCCGCGACCAGATCCAAGCCCGCGGCATTACGCTGATATGCGCGGCCGTCATCTAG
- the glmS gene encoding glutamine--fructose-6-phosphate transaminase (isomerizing) produces the protein MCGIVGAVAERNVTAILIEGLKRLEYRGYDSAGVAVFTNAGKLERMRRPGKVSELDQALAGEPLVGRLGIAHTRWATHGAPCERNAHPHFSGDLAVVHNGIIENHEVLREQLKGLGYVFTSDTDTEVIAHLLNHKLKDHSDLTTALKATVKELHGAYGLAVISAGQPDRLVAARSGSPLVIGLGLGENFLASDQLALRQVTDRFMYLEEGDIADIRRESVQIWDVDGQSVEREAVQYRDGAEAADKGEFRHFMLKEIHEQPSVVQRTLEGRLSQNQVLVNAFGPQAAELFAKVRNVQIVACGTSYHAGMVARYWLEELAGIPCQVEVASEFRYRKVVVQPDTLFVTISQSGETADTLAALRNAKELGFLGSLAICNVSISSLVRESDLTLLTQAGREIGVASTKAFTTQLVGLLLLTLSLGQVRGTLAEGVEATLVEELRRLPTRLGEALAMDGTVEKVAELFADKNHTLFLGRGAQYPVAMEGSLKLKEISYIHAEAYPAGELKHGPLALVDDDMPVVTVAPNNELLEKLKSNLQEVRARGGQLIVFADEKAGMTNGEGTHVINMPHIHDTLSPILYTIPLQLLSYYVAVLKGTDVDQPRNLAKSVTVE, from the coding sequence ATGTGTGGAATTGTTGGCGCAGTCGCCGAACGTAATGTTACTGCCATCCTGATCGAAGGCCTCAAGCGCCTCGAATACCGCGGCTATGACAGTGCCGGCGTGGCGGTTTTCACCAATGCCGGCAAGCTGGAGCGCATGCGCCGGCCGGGCAAGGTGAGCGAGTTGGACCAGGCCTTGGCCGGCGAGCCGCTCGTAGGTCGCCTGGGCATTGCCCACACCCGTTGGGCCACCCACGGTGCGCCGTGCGAGCGTAACGCTCACCCACACTTCTCCGGTGACCTGGCGGTAGTGCACAACGGCATTATCGAAAACCACGAAGTGCTGCGCGAACAGCTCAAGGGCCTGGGTTATGTGTTTACTTCGGATACCGACACCGAAGTCATCGCCCACCTGCTCAACCACAAGCTCAAGGACCACAGCGATCTGACCACCGCCCTCAAGGCCACGGTCAAGGAACTGCATGGCGCCTACGGACTGGCCGTGATCAGCGCCGGCCAGCCTGATCGCCTGGTTGCTGCACGCAGTGGCAGCCCACTGGTGATCGGCCTGGGCCTGGGCGAGAACTTCCTCGCCTCCGACCAACTGGCCCTGCGCCAAGTGACCGACCGCTTCATGTATCTGGAAGAAGGCGATATTGCCGACATCCGTCGTGAAAGCGTGCAGATCTGGGACGTTGACGGCCAGTCCGTCGAGCGTGAAGCCGTGCAATACCGTGACGGTGCCGAAGCCGCTGACAAGGGCGAGTTCCGCCACTTCATGCTCAAAGAAATCCACGAGCAGCCGTCTGTGGTGCAACGCACCCTGGAAGGTCGCCTGAGCCAGAACCAGGTACTGGTCAACGCTTTCGGCCCGCAAGCCGCCGAGCTGTTCGCCAAGGTGCGCAATGTGCAGATCGTGGCCTGCGGCACCAGCTACCACGCCGGCATGGTCGCCCGTTACTGGCTGGAAGAACTGGCGGGCATTCCGTGCCAGGTCGAAGTCGCCAGCGAGTTCCGCTATCGCAAGGTGGTGGTGCAACCCGACACCCTGTTCGTAACCATCTCCCAGTCCGGCGAAACCGCCGATACCCTGGCTGCCCTGCGCAACGCCAAGGAGCTGGGTTTCCTCGGCAGCCTGGCAATCTGCAACGTCAGCATCAGCTCCCTGGTGCGTGAATCCGACCTGACCCTGCTGACCCAGGCCGGTCGCGAAATCGGCGTAGCCTCCACCAAAGCCTTCACCACCCAACTGGTGGGCCTGTTGCTGCTGACCCTGTCCCTGGGCCAAGTACGCGGCACCCTCGCCGAGGGCGTGGAAGCCACTCTGGTAGAAGAACTGCGCCGCCTGCCAACCCGCCTTGGCGAAGCCCTGGCAATGGACGGCACCGTGGAAAAAGTCGCTGAGCTGTTCGCTGACAAGAACCACACCCTGTTCCTGGGCCGTGGCGCGCAATACCCGGTGGCGATGGAAGGCTCGCTGAAACTCAAGGAAATCTCGTACATCCACGCCGAAGCCTATCCGGCCGGTGAGCTGAAACACGGCCCATTGGCCCTGGTGGATGACGATATGCCAGTGGTTACCGTGGCGCCAAACAACGAACTGCTGGAGAAGCTCAAGTCCAACCTGCAGGAAGTACGCGCCCGTGGCGGCCAACTGATCGTCTTCGCCGATGAGAAGGCAGGCATGACCAATGGTGAAGGCACCCACGTGATCAACATGCCGCACATTCACGACACGCTGTCGCCGATTCTGTACACCATCCCGCTGCAGTTGCTGTCGTACTACGTTGCCGTGCTCAAAGGCACTGACGTTGACCAGCCGCGTAACCTGGCGAAGTCGGTGACAGTGGAGTAA
- a CDS encoding CDP-alcohol phosphatidyltransferase family protein, translating to MISIYQLKPRFQNLLRPLVQRLYDNGTTANQITVLAGVISLLVGLLIAAFAQQLWLFALIPLWMIVRMALNAVDGMLAREFGQQSRLGAYLNELCDVIADSALILPFALIPGVSLAPVLLVTLLAVFSEYAGVLGPMVGASRRYDGPMGKSDRAFVLGVLATGVALGWLGAGWVEAVMWLVAALLAYTLVNRVRQGLKEQQHTPPSA from the coding sequence ATGATTTCCATCTACCAACTCAAACCGCGGTTCCAGAACCTGCTGCGCCCCCTGGTGCAGCGTCTCTACGACAACGGCACCACCGCCAACCAGATCACCGTGCTGGCGGGGGTGATTTCCTTGCTGGTCGGCTTGCTGATTGCTGCTTTCGCCCAGCAGCTCTGGCTGTTTGCGCTGATCCCGCTGTGGATGATTGTGCGTATGGCCCTCAACGCCGTCGACGGCATGCTCGCCCGGGAGTTCGGCCAGCAGTCACGCCTAGGCGCCTACCTCAATGAACTGTGCGACGTGATTGCCGACAGCGCGTTGATCCTGCCCTTTGCCTTGATACCCGGCGTGAGCCTGGCGCCGGTACTGCTCGTGACGCTGCTGGCGGTATTCAGCGAGTACGCCGGGGTGCTGGGGCCGATGGTGGGTGCATCGCGTCGCTATGACGGGCCGATGGGCAAGAGTGATCGGGCCTTCGTACTTGGCGTGCTGGCTACCGGTGTGGCGTTGGGCTGGCTCGGCGCCGGCTGGGTCGAGGCGGTGATGTGGCTGGTGGCTGCCCTGCTCGCCTACACCTTGGTCAACCGGGTACGTCAGGGCCTCAAAGAACAACAACACACTCCCCCTTCTGCATAA
- a CDS encoding phosphatidate cytidylyltransferase — MDSQTLMLFGGIGAILVIASLIGLILKLRTRGSPNAVIDNLNARINAWWVMVVVIGIAFWLGTGAVILLFYAVSFYALREFLTLTPTRRSDYPALVAAFYLALPLQYVLIYADWYGLFSIFIPVYVFLLLPILASLGGDSTHFLERASKVQWGLMIAVFCVSFVPALLTLDIPGYEGRNLLLIAYLVIVVQLSDVLQYVCGKLFGKHKIAPNLSPSKTVEGFVGGILLSSLIGAALWWTTPFNPWQSFLIALLINLLGFAGGIVMSAIKRDRGVKDWGHMIEGHGGMLDRLDSVCFAAPIFFHLVRYWWT, encoded by the coding sequence ATGGATAGCCAAACCCTGATGTTATTCGGCGGCATAGGCGCGATCCTGGTCATCGCCTCGCTGATCGGCCTGATCCTCAAGCTGCGCACCCGTGGCAGCCCCAATGCCGTGATCGACAACCTCAACGCCCGCATCAACGCCTGGTGGGTGATGGTGGTGGTGATCGGCATTGCCTTCTGGCTCGGTACTGGCGCGGTGATCCTGTTGTTCTATGCCGTGTCGTTCTACGCCCTGCGAGAATTCCTCACCCTCACCCCAACCCGGCGCAGCGACTACCCGGCCCTGGTGGCCGCGTTCTACCTCGCCCTGCCGCTGCAATATGTGCTGATCTACGCCGACTGGTATGGGCTGTTCTCGATCTTCATCCCGGTGTACGTGTTTTTGCTGCTACCGATCCTCGCCTCCCTTGGCGGCGACAGTACACACTTCCTGGAACGCGCCTCGAAGGTGCAATGGGGGCTGATGATCGCGGTGTTCTGCGTGTCCTTCGTCCCAGCCCTGCTGACGCTGGACATTCCCGGCTACGAAGGCCGCAACCTGTTGCTGATCGCCTACCTGGTGATCGTGGTGCAACTGTCAGACGTATTGCAGTACGTATGCGGCAAGCTGTTCGGCAAACACAAGATCGCGCCCAATCTGTCACCGTCGAAAACCGTGGAAGGGTTCGTAGGCGGAATTCTGCTGTCATCCCTGATCGGCGCGGCGCTGTGGTGGACCACACCGTTTAATCCCTGGCAGTCGTTCTTGATCGCGCTGTTGATCAACTTGCTGGGCTTTGCCGGTGGGATCGTGATGTCGGCGATCAAGCGCGATCGCGGCGTGAAAGACTGGGGGCATATGATCGAAGGACACGGCGGGATGCTGGATCGGCTGGATTCGGTGTGCTTCGCGGCGCCGATCTTCTTCCACCTCGTACGTTACTGGTGGACCTGA
- a CDS encoding bifunctional alpha/beta hydrolase/class I SAM-dependent methyltransferase has protein sequence MREQQEHTFSTHDGVELFYRHWPATAAAGPRKAILLFHRGHEHSGRIAHLVDELGLPEFDFFAWDARGHGQSPGERGDSPSFATSARDVQTFCDHIGGAYGIEEQNFAVIAQSVGAVIAATWVHDYAPKIRALVLASPAFKVKLYVPFARPGLALMRRFRGNFFVNSYVKAKFLSHDPERVASYDSDPLITKAISVNVLLGLYEAADRVVADAQAIQVPTQLLISGSDFVVHRKPQQQFFGRLGSLKKELHILPGFFHDTLGERDRAVAVSSAKRFILQNFAHPLDRASLLNADKLGATCAESESLAAPLPRNSLRDLYWRMTRASMGLGKNLSDGVKLGFDTGFDSGSTLDYVYRNKPTGKGGLGRMIDTNYLNSIGWRGIRQRKLNVEELLRLAMTKLRDEHREVRIVDIAAGHGRYILEALQGVSPLPESILLRDYSDINVRDGGALIREKGLGDIAQFVKGDAFDRADLAALDPKPTLAVVSGLYELFADNAMVGGSLAGLAEAVEPGGYLVYTGQPWHPQLELIARALTSHRQGQAWVMRRRSQAEMDQLVEAAGFRKITQRVDEWGIFTVSLAQKI, from the coding sequence ATGCGCGAACAGCAAGAGCACACCTTCAGTACCCATGATGGCGTCGAGCTTTTCTACCGGCACTGGCCGGCTACGGCCGCCGCCGGGCCGCGCAAGGCAATCCTGTTGTTCCATCGCGGCCATGAGCACTCCGGGCGTATTGCCCACCTGGTAGATGAACTGGGCTTGCCGGAGTTTGATTTTTTCGCCTGGGACGCCCGCGGCCACGGCCAATCGCCCGGCGAGCGCGGCGACAGCCCCAGCTTTGCCACCAGTGCCCGTGATGTGCAGACCTTCTGTGACCACATCGGCGGCGCCTACGGCATCGAAGAGCAAAACTTCGCCGTGATCGCCCAAAGCGTCGGCGCGGTGATCGCGGCCACCTGGGTCCACGACTATGCGCCGAAAATCCGCGCCCTGGTGCTCGCCTCGCCGGCCTTCAAGGTCAAGCTGTACGTGCCCTTCGCCCGCCCAGGCCTGGCCTTGATGCGCAGGTTTCGGGGCAACTTTTTCGTCAACAGCTACGTCAAGGCCAAGTTCCTCAGCCATGACCCGGAGCGCGTAGCCTCCTACGACAGCGATCCGTTGATCACCAAGGCCATTTCGGTGAATGTGCTGTTGGGGCTGTACGAAGCGGCCGATCGGGTTGTAGCCGACGCCCAGGCGATCCAGGTGCCGACCCAGTTGCTTATCTCCGGCTCCGATTTTGTGGTGCACCGTAAACCCCAGCAGCAATTTTTCGGCCGCCTCGGCAGCCTGAAAAAAGAGCTGCATATCCTCCCCGGGTTTTTCCACGACACCCTCGGTGAACGTGACCGAGCCGTGGCCGTGAGCAGCGCCAAACGCTTTATCTTGCAGAACTTCGCACACCCGCTGGACCGCGCATCTCTACTGAACGCCGACAAACTTGGCGCCACCTGCGCCGAATCCGAATCCCTCGCCGCGCCACTGCCACGCAATTCCCTGCGCGACCTCTACTGGCGCATGACCCGCGCCAGCATGGGCCTGGGCAAGAACCTGTCGGACGGCGTGAAACTGGGCTTCGACACCGGTTTCGACTCCGGCAGCACGCTGGACTACGTGTATCGCAATAAGCCTACCGGCAAGGGCGGGCTGGGGCGGATGATCGACACCAACTACCTCAACTCCATTGGCTGGCGCGGTATCCGCCAGCGCAAGCTGAACGTCGAGGAACTGCTGCGCTTGGCCATGACCAAGCTGCGTGACGAGCACCGCGAGGTCCGTATCGTCGATATCGCCGCCGGCCACGGCCGTTACATCCTTGAAGCCTTGCAGGGCGTATCGCCGTTGCCGGAGTCGATCCTGCTGCGCGACTACAGCGACATCAACGTGCGCGACGGTGGCGCGCTGATTCGCGAGAAGGGCTTGGGGGACATCGCCCAGTTCGTCAAAGGCGATGCGTTCGACCGCGCCGACCTGGCTGCCCTGGACCCCAAGCCGACCTTGGCCGTGGTGTCCGGGTTGTATGAGTTGTTTGCCGATAACGCCATGGTCGGCGGCTCACTGGCAGGCTTGGCCGAAGCCGTGGAGCCAGGCGGTTACCTGGTGTATACCGGCCAGCCATGGCACCCGCAACTGGAGTTGATAGCCCGCGCGCTTACCAGCCACCGCCAGGGCCAAGCTTGGGTAATGCGTCGCCGCAGCCAGGCGGAAATGGACCAACTTGTCGAGGCCGCGGGCTTTCGCAAGATCACCCAGCGCGTGGATGAATGGGGCATCTTTACGGTGTCCCTGGCCCAGAAGATCTGA
- a CDS encoding lysophospholipid acyltransferase family protein, whose product MFEPVVATLITSMARTVTGARSLWLGCAPVPVQRIYFANHSSHGDFVLVWASLPQNLRKFTRPVAGSDYWNKSALRRYIINRVFNGVLIDRERKEPVDNPLQPMLAALEGGDSLIIFPEGTRNLEDGLLPFKSGLYHLAKSYPQAELVPVWIANLNRVMPKGRVLPLPLLCTTSFGAPLQLEEGEDKAAFLARTRDALLALAPEHS is encoded by the coding sequence ATGTTCGAACCCGTGGTCGCCACGCTGATTACTTCCATGGCCCGCACCGTCACCGGCGCTCGCAGCCTGTGGCTGGGGTGCGCGCCGGTGCCGGTGCAACGCATCTATTTCGCCAACCACAGCAGCCACGGCGACTTCGTGCTGGTATGGGCGTCGCTGCCGCAGAACCTGCGCAAGTTCACGCGCCCGGTGGCGGGCAGTGATTACTGGAACAAGAGCGCCCTGCGCCGCTACATCATCAACCGTGTGTTCAACGGTGTGCTGATCGACCGCGAGCGCAAGGAGCCTGTGGATAACCCTTTGCAACCCATGCTCGCTGCGCTGGAAGGCGGTGACTCGCTGATCATTTTTCCGGAAGGCACACGCAATCTGGAGGATGGCTTGCTGCCATTCAAGAGCGGCTTGTACCACTTGGCCAAAAGTTACCCACAGGCCGAACTGGTGCCCGTGTGGATAGCCAACCTCAACCGGGTCATGCCCAAGGGCCGAGTGCTGCCACTGCCCTTGTTATGCACAACCAGCTTCGGTGCTCCCCTGCAATTGGAAGAAGGCGAAGACAAAGCCGCATTCCTTGCTCGTACCCGCGACGCCCTGCTCGCCCTTGCCCCGGAGCATTCCTGA
- the glmU gene encoding bifunctional UDP-N-acetylglucosamine diphosphorylase/glucosamine-1-phosphate N-acetyltransferase GlmU: protein MSLEIVILAAGQGTRMRSALPKVLHPVAGNSMLGHVIHSARQLDPQRIHVVIGHGADVVRERLAADDLNFVLQDKQLGTGHATAQAVPFITADTVLILYGDVPLIEVETLQRLLKHVVPGQMGLLTVELDDPTGYGRIVRNADGKVAAIVEHKDASEAQRAITEGNTGILAVPADKLGDWMSRLSNNNAQGEYYLTDVIEMAVSDGLLVATEQPHDPMEVQGANDRKQLAELERHYQLREGRRLMAQGVTLRDPARFDVRGEVTVGRDVLIDINVILEGRVIIEDDVVIGPNCVIKDSTLRKGVVVKANSHIDGAVMGEGSDAGPFARLRPGTVMGVRAHVGNFVELKNAKMGDEAKAGHLAYLGDAVIGARSNIGAGAITCNYDGANKYQTTIGEDVFIGSNNSLIAPVTIGDGSNTAAGSTINQDVDKSQLAVARARQRNIDGWKRPVKIKKT, encoded by the coding sequence ATGTCTCTTGAAATCGTCATTCTCGCCGCAGGCCAGGGCACTCGTATGCGTTCGGCCCTGCCCAAGGTGCTGCACCCGGTAGCCGGCAATTCCATGCTGGGTCATGTTATCCACAGCGCCCGGCAGTTGGACCCTCAGCGTATTCACGTGGTGATCGGCCACGGTGCCGACGTAGTACGGGAACGTTTGGCTGCGGACGACTTGAATTTCGTATTGCAAGACAAACAATTGGGCACCGGCCACGCCACTGCGCAAGCCGTGCCCTTCATCACTGCCGACACGGTGCTGATCCTCTACGGCGATGTACCGCTGATTGAAGTGGAAACCCTGCAACGTCTGCTCAAGCATGTCGTGCCTGGCCAGATGGGCCTGCTCACCGTTGAGCTGGACGACCCTACCGGCTACGGCCGCATTGTGCGTAATGCGGACGGCAAGGTTGCCGCTATCGTCGAGCATAAAGATGCCAGCGAAGCCCAGCGCGCCATTACTGAAGGCAACACCGGCATTCTTGCCGTGCCTGCCGATAAGCTGGGCGACTGGATGAGCCGTCTGTCCAACAACAACGCCCAGGGCGAGTACTACCTCACCGATGTGATCGAAATGGCTGTGAGTGACGGCCTGCTGGTCGCCACCGAACAGCCTCACGACCCGATGGAAGTGCAGGGCGCCAACGACCGCAAGCAGCTCGCAGAGCTGGAGCGTCACTACCAACTGCGCGAGGGCCGCCGCCTGATGGCCCAGGGCGTGACCCTGCGTGACCCGGCGCGTTTCGATGTGCGTGGCGAAGTGACGGTGGGCCGCGACGTGCTGATCGATATCAACGTGATCCTCGAAGGCCGGGTGATCATTGAAGACGACGTGGTCATCGGCCCGAACTGCGTGATCAAGGACAGCACCTTGCGCAAAGGCGTGGTGGTCAAGGCTAACAGCCATATCGACGGTGCCGTGATGGGCGAGGGTAGCGATGCGGGGCCGTTTGCACGGTTGCGTCCGGGTACAGTGATGGGCGTGAGAGCGCACGTTGGCAATTTCGTCGAGCTGAAAAATGCGAAAATGGGTGACGAAGCGAAGGCCGGCCACTTGGCTTACCTCGGTGATGCAGTGATCGGTGCCCGCAGCAATATTGGTGCTGGCGCTATCACCTGTAACTACGACGGCGCCAATAAATATCAGACGACTATTGGTGAAGACGTATTTATCGGCTCCAACAACTCGTTGATTGCGCCAGTCACCATTGGTGATGGTTCAAACACCGCGGCAGGTTCCACCATCAACCAGGATGTGGATAAGTCGCAGTTGGCCGTCGCCCGCGCCCGTCAACGCAACATCGACGGTTGGAAGCGCCCGGTAAAAATCAAGAAAACCTGA
- a CDS encoding phosphatase PAP2/dual specificity phosphatase family protein yields the protein MREPGLLKPAVLWLLLLAPLFFSTYGFATWVTSQRSDVGTLVFGWETHMPFWACTIVPYWSIDLLYGFSLLLPNTRHELKQHALRLLSAQVIAVSCFLIWPLRFTFERPELDGVFGWLFTVLAGFDKPFNQAPSLHIALLVILWVMYQRHTRGFWRWVVHGWFALIGLSVLTTYQHHFIDLPTGALAGWLCVWFWPVEHPSPLVNARLTRDPQRWRLGVRYGLGALILAVLAFVLGGGWLWLLWPAVSLGLVKANYIVLGASGFQKREDGRLSPAARWLYAPYVAGAWINSRLWTRRHPQPDMIVDNVWLGRIPTTHQQGSFKAIVDLCAELPINPQGRAYACVPVLDLIAPTPEECLKAAQAIEQLRQHGPLLVCCALGYSRSATAVAAWLLITGRAATIDQSLAIIRTARANVVLHPAHREALEGLPHAR from the coding sequence ATGCGTGAACCCGGTTTATTGAAACCAGCGGTCCTCTGGCTGCTGCTGTTGGCGCCGCTGTTTTTCAGCACTTACGGCTTTGCCACCTGGGTCACCAGCCAGCGCAGCGACGTCGGCACGCTGGTATTCGGCTGGGAAACCCATATGCCGTTCTGGGCCTGCACCATCGTGCCCTATTGGTCCATTGACCTGCTCTACGGCTTCTCCCTACTGTTACCCAATACTCGCCATGAACTGAAACAACATGCACTGCGCCTGCTGAGCGCGCAGGTTATTGCCGTCAGTTGCTTCCTGATCTGGCCACTGCGCTTCACCTTTGAGCGGCCGGAACTGGACGGCGTGTTCGGCTGGCTATTCACGGTGCTGGCCGGTTTTGACAAACCCTTCAACCAGGCACCGTCCCTGCATATCGCGCTGCTGGTGATCCTGTGGGTCATGTATCAGCGGCACACCCGGGGATTCTGGCGCTGGGTGGTGCATGGATGGTTCGCCCTGATTGGCCTCTCGGTGCTGACCACTTATCAACATCACTTTATCGACTTACCCACAGGCGCCCTCGCGGGGTGGTTATGCGTGTGGTTTTGGCCGGTGGAACATCCGAGCCCGTTGGTGAATGCGCGACTGACGCGGGATCCCCAACGCTGGCGCCTGGGAGTGCGCTATGGGCTGGGTGCATTGATACTGGCGGTGCTTGCTTTCGTGCTCGGCGGCGGCTGGTTGTGGCTGCTGTGGCCGGCGGTATCCCTGGGGTTGGTCAAAGCCAATTACATCGTGCTAGGCGCGTCAGGCTTTCAAAAACGCGAAGACGGTCGTCTTAGTCCCGCCGCACGCTGGCTGTATGCCCCTTACGTTGCTGGCGCGTGGATCAACTCGCGCCTATGGACACGCAGACACCCACAGCCCGATATGATTGTGGATAACGTCTGGCTTGGGCGTATTCCCACAACGCACCAGCAAGGTTCATTCAAGGCCATTGTCGATCTGTGCGCCGAACTGCCGATTAATCCACAGGGCCGTGCGTATGCCTGCGTGCCAGTGCTTGACCTGATCGCGCCGACCCCCGAGGAGTGCCTGAAAGCCGCGCAGGCTATCGAGCAACTGCGCCAGCACGGGCCCTTGCTGGTGTGCTGTGCCCTCGGTTACTCCCGCAGCGCTACCGCCGTTGCCGCCTGGCTGCTGATCACAGGGCGCGCCGCCACGATAGATCAATCGCTGGCTATCATTCGTACAGCACGGGCCAACGTGGTCCTGCATCCTGCGCACCGAGAAGCTTTGGAGGGTTTGCCCCATGCCCGCTGA
- a CDS encoding F0F1 ATP synthase subunit epsilon — MAMTVHCDIVSAEGEIFSGLVEFVTAHGDLGDLGIAMGHAPLITSLKPGPITLTKQGGEKEVFYISGGFLEVQPNMVKVLADTVQRAGDLDEASAQEAVKAAEKALNEKGADFDYSAAAVRLAEAAAQLRTLQQIRKK, encoded by the coding sequence ATGGCTATGACAGTCCATTGCGATATCGTCAGCGCGGAAGGGGAAATTTTCTCCGGTCTGGTCGAGTTTGTAACAGCGCACGGCGACTTGGGTGATCTTGGTATCGCCATGGGTCACGCTCCGTTGATTACCAGCTTGAAGCCAGGTCCGATCACTCTGACCAAGCAAGGCGGGGAAAAGGAGGTGTTTTACATCTCCGGTGGTTTCCTCGAGGTTCAGCCGAACATGGTCAAGGTACTTGCCGACACCGTGCAACGTGCTGGCGACCTGGATGAAGCCTCCGCTCAGGAAGCCGTCAAGGCTGCCGAGAAGGCGCTGAACGAAAAAGGCGCAGACTTCGACTACAGCGCTGCTGCAGTTCGTCTGGCCGAGGCTGCAGCTCAGCTGCGCACGCTCCAGCAGATCCGCAAGAAGTAA